Proteins from a genomic interval of Bombus affinis isolate iyBomAffi1 chromosome 18, iyBomAffi1.2, whole genome shotgun sequence:
- the LOC126926590 gene encoding uncharacterized protein LOC126926590, which translates to MNDAPASSSKSPNYDSSNVAEPTSIELPEIHLHTFDGTIENWHAFYDSFSSTIDQNERLTPVQKFHYLRSSLTGKAARSIQSLDITEINCSIAIDILKEKFDCHRQVCMRHWHLICDYPQITTETPEAVEEFRETIKVNLRALEKLGEPVTSNVVLIKMLTSMLPSSAIRELQHTLPNKRMPYHTRLIDFLTTRVNGDQNSFTSKETKGTFYQRPCQRPRAP; encoded by the coding sequence ATGAACGATGCACCAGCATCATCGTCGAAATCTCCAAACTACGATTCATCTAATGTCGCCGAGCCGACATCAATTGAATTACCAGAAATCCATTTACATACTTTCGACGGTACTATCGAGAATTGGCATGCATTTTACGACTCCTTTTCGTCCACTATAGATCAAAACGAACGACTTACACCCgtacaaaaatttcattatctCCGATCATCCTTGACCGGAAAGGCCGCGAGAAGCATCCAATCGTTAGACATCACAGAGATAAATTGTTCTATCGCTATTGACATTCTTAAAGAAAAATTTGACTGCCACCGTCAAGTCTGCATGCGCCACTGGCACTTGATCTGCGACTATCCTCAAATAACGACGGAAACACCCGAAGCTGTAGAAGAATTTCGCGAAACGATCAAGGTGAATCTCCGAGCGTTGGAAAAATTAGGAGAACCTGTCACATCAAATGTCGTCCTCATCAAAATGCTCACATCAATGTTACCTTCGTCCGCCATTCGCGAATTGCAGCACACCTTACCCAACAAAAGAATGCCCTACCATACACGCTTGATAGACTTTCTTACAACACGGGTGAATGGTGATCAAAACAGTTTCACTTCAAAGGAGACAAAAGGGACGTTCTACCAACGTCCCTGTCAACGTCCACGAGCGCCATGA